In Electrophorus electricus isolate fEleEle1 chromosome 12, fEleEle1.pri, whole genome shotgun sequence, a single window of DNA contains:
- the si:rp71-46j2.7 gene encoding uncharacterized protein si:rp71-46j2.7 isoform X6 produces MHWLFLIAVFLGLTWFSSDRGQCLIEVGLCVLSFLAFSVKRNRTDHETGTQTDTLDSTPIQQTSTNDHVVFRDEPDTAKVAQKPLHRLQCPNVWKSLHNMFKCAYTHLVLPWYTVPEPRDHQPLHAALLTEFDFITDRIIGKAMNFNLSVVSVNCIRIFTQHLHNAKQSHGFPAYSCSADEMAVLRDFAKALVHNLFPEHLWEQGLYCCALQEILATRVRKLKERFSNFWGNLKPKKSNNGQMEGEEEIPGDLPPRKCAMLEDIATNSDGAPRSESSICASEECDVESDGSTPPEEMMEFKLSYEMWRAGKWTVRVTNVQVEDEELCFTVHLKECDSPENLHWDVKKTQADIVEFYTHCKDTSHLPSISTILDNTQTVLNEDFKDEVKTTLEKFLQELVADTELGDTQLVFKFLCPLHQLLNEEERGGGVWSLLGSLASFLTVGQEDDELNNLKAEEKPDKNLKRNCLSEATPHCDVTRPGYTETVERHSKEPVITDCDHRSSSDDTYTCASEKQATDCSGSLLERPEVDSTGSAGVCVHLVSFPARTKRSSIKIQPAALCDSDSDSLGYCALDSITDCSSPENASKKENLTDKLLQSDKPKGKDKAPQAKEDILNQRPEQDKMSIASTMENPDVNKVIFGLLKEISGNSHIFKIMKAVLLPFMPLIKKKVNTFLKMMTPSEAQIAVHIDNLCKVLWTEGSESLEPPKRSEEEIETKGKAMHLIVSKLAGYPILNKADLENMFKIFQEPEENKKLIYMLLVYLLREFLPGESFPVMSKLNVKDSV; encoded by the exons ATGCACTGGCTCTTTCTGATAGCTGTTTTCTTAGGTCTAACGTGGTTTTCTTCAGATCGGGGACAGTGTTTAATAGAGGTAGGCTTGTGCGTGCTGAGTTTTCTTGCCTTCTCTGTGAAACGCAACAGAACCGACCATGAAACGGGCACTCAGACCGACACCTTGGACTCAACGCCAATTCAG CAGACAAGTACAAACGATCATGTGGTTTTCAGAGATGAGCCCGATACAGCTAAAGTGGCACAAAAGCCATTACACAGACTTCAGTGCCCAAATGTCTGGAAATCACTTCACAACA TGTTTAAGTGTGCCTACACTCACCTGGTCCTGCCCTGGTACACCGTCCCAGAGCCCAGAGACCATCAGCCTCTACATGCAGCCCTGCTCACTGAGTTTGACTTCATCACAGACAGGATCATTGGCAAGGCCATGAACTTTAATCTGTCAGTCGTTAGTGTGAACTGCATTCGCATCTTCACTCAGCACCTCCATAATGCAAAACAATCACATGG GTTCCCAGCATACAGCTGTAGTGCTGATGAAATGGCTGTCCTCAGGGACTTCGCTAAAGCACTGGTACACAACCTTTTCCCTGAACACCTCTGGGAGCAAGGACTCTACTGCTGCGCCCTACAGGAGATTCTGGCTACAAGAG TAAGGAAACTGAAAGAAAGGTTTTCTAATTTTTGGGGGAATCTAAAACCAAAGAAAAGCAATAATGGTCAAatggaaggggaggaggagattCCGGGGGATTTGCCACCACGGAAGTGTGCTATGCTGGAGGACATCGCGACTAACAGTGACGGTGCACCTAGGAGTGAGAGCTCCATCTGTGCCAGC GAGGAGTGTGATGTGGAGTCTGACGGGAGTACTCCCCCGGAGGAGATGATGGAGTTTAAACTGTCCTATGAGATGTGGCGGGCAGGGAAGTGGACTGTCAGGGTCACTAAT GTTCAGGTGGAAGATGAAGAGTTGTGTTTCACAGTTCACCTGAAAGAGTGCGACAGCCCTGAGAATCTCCACTGGGATGTGAAAAAGACCCAGGCAGACATAGTTGAATTTTATACTCACTGCAAG GACACTTCTCATCTGCCCTCCATATCGACAATACTGGACAATACCCAAACAGTGCTTAATGAGGACTTCAAAGATGAAGTAAAGACAACTTTGGAGAAATTTTTGCAA GAGCTGGTGGCGGATACGGAGCTTGGTGACACTCAGCTCGTGTTCAAGTTCTTGTGCCCACTTCACCAACTGCTGAACGAAGAAGAGCGTGGTGGAGGCGTGTGGAGTCTCTTGGGCAGTCTCGCGTCCTTCCTTACTGTTGGTCAAGAGGATGATGAG CTTAATAACCTGAAAGCAGAAGAGAAGCCAGATAAAAACCTGAAAAGGAATTGTTTGTCTGAGGCCACACCTCACTGTGATGTCACTCGGCCTGGGTACACAGAGACTGTGGAAAGACACAGCAAGGAACCTGTGATCACGGACTGTGATCACAGGTCTTCATCTGATGATACCTACACCTGTGCAAGTGAAAAACAAGCCACAGATTGTAGCGGTTCCCTCTTGGAGCGGCCAGAAGTGGATTCCACTGGaagtgcaggtgtttgtgtgcatttggtaAGCTTTCCTGCCAGGACAAAGAGATCTTCTATTAAAATCCAGCCAGCAGCCCTGTGTGACAGTGATTCCGATAGCTTAGGGTATTGCGCATTGGACAGCATTACAGACTGCAGCTCCCCTGAAAATGCAAGCAAAAAGGAAAACCTAACCGACAAATTATTACAAAGTGACAAGCCCAAAGGGAAGGACAAAGCACCTCAGGCCAAAGAGGATATACTGAACCAGCGCCCAGAGCAGGACAAAATGTCCATCGCATCCACTATGGAAAACCCTGATGTCAATAAAGTGATATTTGGCTTACTGAAGGAAATTTCTG GCAATTCACACATCTTTAAAATCATGAAGGCTGTTCTACTACCATTTATGCCTTTGATAAAGAA GAAAGTGAACACGTTTTTGAAAATGATGACCCCTTCAGAAGCTCAAATAGCTGTGCACATCGACAACCTCTGTAAGGTCTTATGGACAGAGGGGAGTGAGTCCCTGGAACCCCCTAAAAGAAGTGAGGAGGAGATAGAGACAAAGGGCAAAGCTATGCATCTCATTGTTTCCAAAC TTGCAGGCTATCCAATCCTCAACAAAGCAGATTTGGAGAACATGTTTAAGATTTTCCAGGAGCCAGAAGAAAACAAGAAGCTGATTTAT ATGTTGCTTGTATATCTGCTAAGGGAGTTCCTGCCTGGAGAATCATTCCCAGTGATGTCCAAGCTGAATGTGAAGGACTCTGTTTAA
- the si:rp71-46j2.7 gene encoding uncharacterized protein si:rp71-46j2.7 isoform X1: protein MHWLFLIAVFLGLTWFSSDRGQCLIEVGLCVLSFLAFSVKRNRTDHETGTQTDTLDSTPIQQTSTNDHVVFRDEPDTAKVAQKPLHRLQCPNVWKSLHNMFKCAYTHLVLPWYTVPEPRDHQPLHAALLTEFDFITDRIIGKAMNFNLSVVSVNCIRIFTQHLHNAKQSHGFPAYSCSADEMAVLRDFAKALVHNLFPEHLWEQGLYCCALQEILATRVQALVTLLSDPYNLNCLVVSQLGGVVPECSEKEVQQSDAEGPLLSLEHAKQEGVNDQPAECSADKSKAKKKVRKLKERFSNFWGNLKPKKSNNGQMEGEEEIPGDLPPRKCAMLEDIATNSDGAPRSESSICASEECDVESDGSTPPEEMMEFKLSYEMWRAGKWTVRVTNVQVEDEELCFTVHLKECDSPENLHWDVKKTQADIVEFYTHCKDTSHLPSISTILDNTQTVLNEDFKDEVKTTLEKFLQELVADTELGDTQLVFKFLCPLHQLLNEEERGGGVWSLLGSLASFLTVGQEDDELNNLKAEEKPDKNLKRNCLSEATPHCDVTRPGYTETVERHSKEPVITDCDHRSSSDDTYTCASEKQATDCSGSLLERPEVDSTGSAGVCVHLVSFPARTKRSSIKIQPAALCDSDSDSLGYCALDSITDCSSPENASKKENLTDKLLQSDKPKGKDKAPQAKEDILNQRPEQDKMSIASTMENPDVNKVIFGLLKEISGNSHIFKIMKAVLLPFMPLIKKKVNTFLKMMTPSEAQIAVHIDNLCKVLWTEGSESLEPPKRSEEEIETKGKAMHLIVSKLAGYPILNKADLENMFKIFQEPEENKKLIYMLLVYLLREFLPGESFPVMSKLNVKDSV, encoded by the exons ATGCACTGGCTCTTTCTGATAGCTGTTTTCTTAGGTCTAACGTGGTTTTCTTCAGATCGGGGACAGTGTTTAATAGAGGTAGGCTTGTGCGTGCTGAGTTTTCTTGCCTTCTCTGTGAAACGCAACAGAACCGACCATGAAACGGGCACTCAGACCGACACCTTGGACTCAACGCCAATTCAG CAGACAAGTACAAACGATCATGTGGTTTTCAGAGATGAGCCCGATACAGCTAAAGTGGCACAAAAGCCATTACACAGACTTCAGTGCCCAAATGTCTGGAAATCACTTCACAACA TGTTTAAGTGTGCCTACACTCACCTGGTCCTGCCCTGGTACACCGTCCCAGAGCCCAGAGACCATCAGCCTCTACATGCAGCCCTGCTCACTGAGTTTGACTTCATCACAGACAGGATCATTGGCAAGGCCATGAACTTTAATCTGTCAGTCGTTAGTGTGAACTGCATTCGCATCTTCACTCAGCACCTCCATAATGCAAAACAATCACATGG GTTCCCAGCATACAGCTGTAGTGCTGATGAAATGGCTGTCCTCAGGGACTTCGCTAAAGCACTGGTACACAACCTTTTCCCTGAACACCTCTGGGAGCAAGGACTCTACTGCTGCGCCCTACAGGAGATTCTGGCTACAAGAG TACAGGCACTTGTGACACTGCTGTCTGACCCATACAACTTGAACTGCCTGGTGGTTTCTCAGCTGGGTGGAGTGGTGCCGGAGTGCTCAGAGAAAGAAGTGCAACAGTCAGATGCAGAGggccctcttctctctctggagcACGCAAAACAGGAAGG GGTGAACGATCAGCCAGCGGAGTGTTCAGCTGACAAAAGCAAAGCGAAAAAGAAAG TAAGGAAACTGAAAGAAAGGTTTTCTAATTTTTGGGGGAATCTAAAACCAAAGAAAAGCAATAATGGTCAAatggaaggggaggaggagattCCGGGGGATTTGCCACCACGGAAGTGTGCTATGCTGGAGGACATCGCGACTAACAGTGACGGTGCACCTAGGAGTGAGAGCTCCATCTGTGCCAGC GAGGAGTGTGATGTGGAGTCTGACGGGAGTACTCCCCCGGAGGAGATGATGGAGTTTAAACTGTCCTATGAGATGTGGCGGGCAGGGAAGTGGACTGTCAGGGTCACTAAT GTTCAGGTGGAAGATGAAGAGTTGTGTTTCACAGTTCACCTGAAAGAGTGCGACAGCCCTGAGAATCTCCACTGGGATGTGAAAAAGACCCAGGCAGACATAGTTGAATTTTATACTCACTGCAAG GACACTTCTCATCTGCCCTCCATATCGACAATACTGGACAATACCCAAACAGTGCTTAATGAGGACTTCAAAGATGAAGTAAAGACAACTTTGGAGAAATTTTTGCAA GAGCTGGTGGCGGATACGGAGCTTGGTGACACTCAGCTCGTGTTCAAGTTCTTGTGCCCACTTCACCAACTGCTGAACGAAGAAGAGCGTGGTGGAGGCGTGTGGAGTCTCTTGGGCAGTCTCGCGTCCTTCCTTACTGTTGGTCAAGAGGATGATGAG CTTAATAACCTGAAAGCAGAAGAGAAGCCAGATAAAAACCTGAAAAGGAATTGTTTGTCTGAGGCCACACCTCACTGTGATGTCACTCGGCCTGGGTACACAGAGACTGTGGAAAGACACAGCAAGGAACCTGTGATCACGGACTGTGATCACAGGTCTTCATCTGATGATACCTACACCTGTGCAAGTGAAAAACAAGCCACAGATTGTAGCGGTTCCCTCTTGGAGCGGCCAGAAGTGGATTCCACTGGaagtgcaggtgtttgtgtgcatttggtaAGCTTTCCTGCCAGGACAAAGAGATCTTCTATTAAAATCCAGCCAGCAGCCCTGTGTGACAGTGATTCCGATAGCTTAGGGTATTGCGCATTGGACAGCATTACAGACTGCAGCTCCCCTGAAAATGCAAGCAAAAAGGAAAACCTAACCGACAAATTATTACAAAGTGACAAGCCCAAAGGGAAGGACAAAGCACCTCAGGCCAAAGAGGATATACTGAACCAGCGCCCAGAGCAGGACAAAATGTCCATCGCATCCACTATGGAAAACCCTGATGTCAATAAAGTGATATTTGGCTTACTGAAGGAAATTTCTG GCAATTCACACATCTTTAAAATCATGAAGGCTGTTCTACTACCATTTATGCCTTTGATAAAGAA GAAAGTGAACACGTTTTTGAAAATGATGACCCCTTCAGAAGCTCAAATAGCTGTGCACATCGACAACCTCTGTAAGGTCTTATGGACAGAGGGGAGTGAGTCCCTGGAACCCCCTAAAAGAAGTGAGGAGGAGATAGAGACAAAGGGCAAAGCTATGCATCTCATTGTTTCCAAAC TTGCAGGCTATCCAATCCTCAACAAAGCAGATTTGGAGAACATGTTTAAGATTTTCCAGGAGCCAGAAGAAAACAAGAAGCTGATTTAT ATGTTGCTTGTATATCTGCTAAGGGAGTTCCTGCCTGGAGAATCATTCCCAGTGATGTCCAAGCTGAATGTGAAGGACTCTGTTTAA
- the si:rp71-46j2.7 gene encoding uncharacterized protein si:rp71-46j2.7 isoform X3, producing MHWLFLIAVFLGLTWFSSDRGQCLIEVGLCVLSFLAFSVKRNRTDHETGTQTDTLDSTPIQQTSTNDHVVFRDEPDTAKVAQKPLHRLQCPNVWKSLHNMFKCAYTHLVLPWYTVPEPRDHQPLHAALLTEFDFITDRIIGKAMNFNLSVVSVNCIRIFTQHLHNAKQSHGFPAYSCSADEMAVLRDFAKALVHNLFPEHLWEQGLYCCALQEILATRVQALVTLLSDPYNLNCLVVSQLGGVVPECSEKEVQQSDAEGPLLSLEHAKQEGVNDQPAECSADKSKAKKKVRKLKERFSNFWGNLKPKKSNNGQMEGEEEIPGDLPPRKCAMLEDIATNSDGAPRSESSICASEECDVESDGSTPPEEMMEFKLSYEMWRAGKWTVRVTNVEDEELCFTVHLKECDSPENLHWDVKKTQADIVEFYTHCKDTSHLPSISTILDNTQTVLNEDFKDEVKTTLEKFLQELVADTELGDTQLVFKFLCPLHQLLNEEERGGGVWSLLGSLASFLTVGQEDDELNNLKAEEKPDKNLKRNCLSEATPHCDVTRPGYTETVERHSKEPVITDCDHRSSSDDTYTCASEKQATDCSGSLLERPEVDSTGSAGVCVHLVSFPARTKRSSIKIQPAALCDSDSDSLGYCALDSITDCSSPENASKKENLTDKLLQSDKPKGKDKAPQAKEDILNQRPEQDKMSIASTMENPDVNKVIFGLLKEISGNSHIFKIMKAVLLPFMPLIKKKVNTFLKMMTPSEAQIAVHIDNLCKVLWTEGSESLEPPKRSEEEIETKGKAMHLIVSKLAGYPILNKADLENMFKIFQEPEENKKLIYMLLVYLLREFLPGESFPVMSKLNVKDSV from the exons ATGCACTGGCTCTTTCTGATAGCTGTTTTCTTAGGTCTAACGTGGTTTTCTTCAGATCGGGGACAGTGTTTAATAGAGGTAGGCTTGTGCGTGCTGAGTTTTCTTGCCTTCTCTGTGAAACGCAACAGAACCGACCATGAAACGGGCACTCAGACCGACACCTTGGACTCAACGCCAATTCAG CAGACAAGTACAAACGATCATGTGGTTTTCAGAGATGAGCCCGATACAGCTAAAGTGGCACAAAAGCCATTACACAGACTTCAGTGCCCAAATGTCTGGAAATCACTTCACAACA TGTTTAAGTGTGCCTACACTCACCTGGTCCTGCCCTGGTACACCGTCCCAGAGCCCAGAGACCATCAGCCTCTACATGCAGCCCTGCTCACTGAGTTTGACTTCATCACAGACAGGATCATTGGCAAGGCCATGAACTTTAATCTGTCAGTCGTTAGTGTGAACTGCATTCGCATCTTCACTCAGCACCTCCATAATGCAAAACAATCACATGG GTTCCCAGCATACAGCTGTAGTGCTGATGAAATGGCTGTCCTCAGGGACTTCGCTAAAGCACTGGTACACAACCTTTTCCCTGAACACCTCTGGGAGCAAGGACTCTACTGCTGCGCCCTACAGGAGATTCTGGCTACAAGAG TACAGGCACTTGTGACACTGCTGTCTGACCCATACAACTTGAACTGCCTGGTGGTTTCTCAGCTGGGTGGAGTGGTGCCGGAGTGCTCAGAGAAAGAAGTGCAACAGTCAGATGCAGAGggccctcttctctctctggagcACGCAAAACAGGAAGG GGTGAACGATCAGCCAGCGGAGTGTTCAGCTGACAAAAGCAAAGCGAAAAAGAAAG TAAGGAAACTGAAAGAAAGGTTTTCTAATTTTTGGGGGAATCTAAAACCAAAGAAAAGCAATAATGGTCAAatggaaggggaggaggagattCCGGGGGATTTGCCACCACGGAAGTGTGCTATGCTGGAGGACATCGCGACTAACAGTGACGGTGCACCTAGGAGTGAGAGCTCCATCTGTGCCAGC GAGGAGTGTGATGTGGAGTCTGACGGGAGTACTCCCCCGGAGGAGATGATGGAGTTTAAACTGTCCTATGAGATGTGGCGGGCAGGGAAGTGGACTGTCAGGGTCACTAAT GTGGAAGATGAAGAGTTGTGTTTCACAGTTCACCTGAAAGAGTGCGACAGCCCTGAGAATCTCCACTGGGATGTGAAAAAGACCCAGGCAGACATAGTTGAATTTTATACTCACTGCAAG GACACTTCTCATCTGCCCTCCATATCGACAATACTGGACAATACCCAAACAGTGCTTAATGAGGACTTCAAAGATGAAGTAAAGACAACTTTGGAGAAATTTTTGCAA GAGCTGGTGGCGGATACGGAGCTTGGTGACACTCAGCTCGTGTTCAAGTTCTTGTGCCCACTTCACCAACTGCTGAACGAAGAAGAGCGTGGTGGAGGCGTGTGGAGTCTCTTGGGCAGTCTCGCGTCCTTCCTTACTGTTGGTCAAGAGGATGATGAG CTTAATAACCTGAAAGCAGAAGAGAAGCCAGATAAAAACCTGAAAAGGAATTGTTTGTCTGAGGCCACACCTCACTGTGATGTCACTCGGCCTGGGTACACAGAGACTGTGGAAAGACACAGCAAGGAACCTGTGATCACGGACTGTGATCACAGGTCTTCATCTGATGATACCTACACCTGTGCAAGTGAAAAACAAGCCACAGATTGTAGCGGTTCCCTCTTGGAGCGGCCAGAAGTGGATTCCACTGGaagtgcaggtgtttgtgtgcatttggtaAGCTTTCCTGCCAGGACAAAGAGATCTTCTATTAAAATCCAGCCAGCAGCCCTGTGTGACAGTGATTCCGATAGCTTAGGGTATTGCGCATTGGACAGCATTACAGACTGCAGCTCCCCTGAAAATGCAAGCAAAAAGGAAAACCTAACCGACAAATTATTACAAAGTGACAAGCCCAAAGGGAAGGACAAAGCACCTCAGGCCAAAGAGGATATACTGAACCAGCGCCCAGAGCAGGACAAAATGTCCATCGCATCCACTATGGAAAACCCTGATGTCAATAAAGTGATATTTGGCTTACTGAAGGAAATTTCTG GCAATTCACACATCTTTAAAATCATGAAGGCTGTTCTACTACCATTTATGCCTTTGATAAAGAA GAAAGTGAACACGTTTTTGAAAATGATGACCCCTTCAGAAGCTCAAATAGCTGTGCACATCGACAACCTCTGTAAGGTCTTATGGACAGAGGGGAGTGAGTCCCTGGAACCCCCTAAAAGAAGTGAGGAGGAGATAGAGACAAAGGGCAAAGCTATGCATCTCATTGTTTCCAAAC TTGCAGGCTATCCAATCCTCAACAAAGCAGATTTGGAGAACATGTTTAAGATTTTCCAGGAGCCAGAAGAAAACAAGAAGCTGATTTAT ATGTTGCTTGTATATCTGCTAAGGGAGTTCCTGCCTGGAGAATCATTCCCAGTGATGTCCAAGCTGAATGTGAAGGACTCTGTTTAA
- the si:rp71-46j2.7 gene encoding uncharacterized protein si:rp71-46j2.7 isoform X5, whose product MHWLFLIAVFLGLTWFSSDRGQCLIEQTSTNDHVVFRDEPDTAKVAQKPLHRLQCPNVWKSLHNMFKCAYTHLVLPWYTVPEPRDHQPLHAALLTEFDFITDRIIGKAMNFNLSVVSVNCIRIFTQHLHNAKQSHGFPAYSCSADEMAVLRDFAKALVHNLFPEHLWEQGLYCCALQEILATRVQALVTLLSDPYNLNCLVVSQLGGVVPECSEKEVQQSDAEGPLLSLEHAKQEGVNDQPAECSADKSKAKKKVRKLKERFSNFWGNLKPKKSNNGQMEGEEEIPGDLPPRKCAMLEDIATNSDGAPRSESSICASEECDVESDGSTPPEEMMEFKLSYEMWRAGKWTVRVTNVQVEDEELCFTVHLKECDSPENLHWDVKKTQADIVEFYTHCKDTSHLPSISTILDNTQTVLNEDFKDEVKTTLEKFLQELVADTELGDTQLVFKFLCPLHQLLNEEERGGGVWSLLGSLASFLTVGQEDDELNNLKAEEKPDKNLKRNCLSEATPHCDVTRPGYTETVERHSKEPVITDCDHRSSSDDTYTCASEKQATDCSGSLLERPEVDSTGSAGVCVHLVSFPARTKRSSIKIQPAALCDSDSDSLGYCALDSITDCSSPENASKKENLTDKLLQSDKPKGKDKAPQAKEDILNQRPEQDKMSIASTMENPDVNKVIFGLLKEISGNSHIFKIMKAVLLPFMPLIKKKVNTFLKMMTPSEAQIAVHIDNLCKVLWTEGSESLEPPKRSEEEIETKGKAMHLIVSKLAGYPILNKADLENMFKIFQEPEENKKLIYMLLVYLLREFLPGESFPVMSKLNVKDSV is encoded by the exons ATGCACTGGCTCTTTCTGATAGCTGTTTTCTTAGGTCTAACGTGGTTTTCTTCAGATCGGGGACAGTGTTTAATAGAG CAGACAAGTACAAACGATCATGTGGTTTTCAGAGATGAGCCCGATACAGCTAAAGTGGCACAAAAGCCATTACACAGACTTCAGTGCCCAAATGTCTGGAAATCACTTCACAACA TGTTTAAGTGTGCCTACACTCACCTGGTCCTGCCCTGGTACACCGTCCCAGAGCCCAGAGACCATCAGCCTCTACATGCAGCCCTGCTCACTGAGTTTGACTTCATCACAGACAGGATCATTGGCAAGGCCATGAACTTTAATCTGTCAGTCGTTAGTGTGAACTGCATTCGCATCTTCACTCAGCACCTCCATAATGCAAAACAATCACATGG GTTCCCAGCATACAGCTGTAGTGCTGATGAAATGGCTGTCCTCAGGGACTTCGCTAAAGCACTGGTACACAACCTTTTCCCTGAACACCTCTGGGAGCAAGGACTCTACTGCTGCGCCCTACAGGAGATTCTGGCTACAAGAG TACAGGCACTTGTGACACTGCTGTCTGACCCATACAACTTGAACTGCCTGGTGGTTTCTCAGCTGGGTGGAGTGGTGCCGGAGTGCTCAGAGAAAGAAGTGCAACAGTCAGATGCAGAGggccctcttctctctctggagcACGCAAAACAGGAAGG GGTGAACGATCAGCCAGCGGAGTGTTCAGCTGACAAAAGCAAAGCGAAAAAGAAAG TAAGGAAACTGAAAGAAAGGTTTTCTAATTTTTGGGGGAATCTAAAACCAAAGAAAAGCAATAATGGTCAAatggaaggggaggaggagattCCGGGGGATTTGCCACCACGGAAGTGTGCTATGCTGGAGGACATCGCGACTAACAGTGACGGTGCACCTAGGAGTGAGAGCTCCATCTGTGCCAGC GAGGAGTGTGATGTGGAGTCTGACGGGAGTACTCCCCCGGAGGAGATGATGGAGTTTAAACTGTCCTATGAGATGTGGCGGGCAGGGAAGTGGACTGTCAGGGTCACTAAT GTTCAGGTGGAAGATGAAGAGTTGTGTTTCACAGTTCACCTGAAAGAGTGCGACAGCCCTGAGAATCTCCACTGGGATGTGAAAAAGACCCAGGCAGACATAGTTGAATTTTATACTCACTGCAAG GACACTTCTCATCTGCCCTCCATATCGACAATACTGGACAATACCCAAACAGTGCTTAATGAGGACTTCAAAGATGAAGTAAAGACAACTTTGGAGAAATTTTTGCAA GAGCTGGTGGCGGATACGGAGCTTGGTGACACTCAGCTCGTGTTCAAGTTCTTGTGCCCACTTCACCAACTGCTGAACGAAGAAGAGCGTGGTGGAGGCGTGTGGAGTCTCTTGGGCAGTCTCGCGTCCTTCCTTACTGTTGGTCAAGAGGATGATGAG CTTAATAACCTGAAAGCAGAAGAGAAGCCAGATAAAAACCTGAAAAGGAATTGTTTGTCTGAGGCCACACCTCACTGTGATGTCACTCGGCCTGGGTACACAGAGACTGTGGAAAGACACAGCAAGGAACCTGTGATCACGGACTGTGATCACAGGTCTTCATCTGATGATACCTACACCTGTGCAAGTGAAAAACAAGCCACAGATTGTAGCGGTTCCCTCTTGGAGCGGCCAGAAGTGGATTCCACTGGaagtgcaggtgtttgtgtgcatttggtaAGCTTTCCTGCCAGGACAAAGAGATCTTCTATTAAAATCCAGCCAGCAGCCCTGTGTGACAGTGATTCCGATAGCTTAGGGTATTGCGCATTGGACAGCATTACAGACTGCAGCTCCCCTGAAAATGCAAGCAAAAAGGAAAACCTAACCGACAAATTATTACAAAGTGACAAGCCCAAAGGGAAGGACAAAGCACCTCAGGCCAAAGAGGATATACTGAACCAGCGCCCAGAGCAGGACAAAATGTCCATCGCATCCACTATGGAAAACCCTGATGTCAATAAAGTGATATTTGGCTTACTGAAGGAAATTTCTG GCAATTCACACATCTTTAAAATCATGAAGGCTGTTCTACTACCATTTATGCCTTTGATAAAGAA GAAAGTGAACACGTTTTTGAAAATGATGACCCCTTCAGAAGCTCAAATAGCTGTGCACATCGACAACCTCTGTAAGGTCTTATGGACAGAGGGGAGTGAGTCCCTGGAACCCCCTAAAAGAAGTGAGGAGGAGATAGAGACAAAGGGCAAAGCTATGCATCTCATTGTTTCCAAAC TTGCAGGCTATCCAATCCTCAACAAAGCAGATTTGGAGAACATGTTTAAGATTTTCCAGGAGCCAGAAGAAAACAAGAAGCTGATTTAT ATGTTGCTTGTATATCTGCTAAGGGAGTTCCTGCCTGGAGAATCATTCCCAGTGATGTCCAAGCTGAATGTGAAGGACTCTGTTTAA